In the genome of Candidatus Palauibacter australiensis, one region contains:
- a CDS encoding peroxiredoxin: MTLRINDTAPDFTADTTQGRIRFHDWIGDGWVLLFSHPKDFTPVCTTELGAVAALEDAFAARNCKIIGVSVDGVSDHKAWSKDIEASQGHAVGYPLIGDPRLEIVKAYDMLPADAGDTSEGRTPMDNATARSVFVIGPDKKIKATLTYPMSTGRNFAEILRLLDSCQLTAEKQLATPANWEQGDDVIIAPAVTDEEARKRFPEGWEQPLPYIRVVPQPQDG, from the coding sequence ATGACGCTCCGGATCAATGACACGGCGCCGGATTTCACGGCGGATACGACGCAGGGCAGAATCCGCTTCCACGACTGGATCGGGGACGGGTGGGTCCTCCTCTTCTCCCATCCGAAGGACTTCACGCCCGTGTGTACGACGGAACTCGGGGCCGTGGCCGCCCTGGAGGACGCGTTCGCGGCGCGCAACTGCAAGATCATCGGGGTCAGCGTCGACGGGGTGAGCGACCACAAAGCCTGGTCGAAGGACATCGAGGCTTCGCAGGGGCACGCCGTCGGCTACCCGCTGATCGGCGACCCGAGGCTCGAGATCGTCAAGGCGTACGACATGCTCCCGGCCGACGCCGGCGACACGTCCGAGGGACGCACACCGATGGACAACGCCACGGCGCGCTCGGTGTTCGTCATCGGCCCCGACAAGAAGATCAAGGCCACCCTCACGTATCCGATGAGCACGGGCCGCAACTTCGCCGAGATCCTCCGGCTCCTGGATTCGTGCCAGCTCACGGCCGAGAAGCAGCTCGCCACGCCGGCGAACTGGGAGCAGGGCGACGACGTGATCATCGCGCCGGCGGTCACCGACGAGGAGGCGCGGAAGCGTTTCCCGGAGGGCTGGGAGCAGCCCCTTCCCTACATCCGGGTCGTTCCGCAGCCGCAGGACGGTTAG